A single region of the Drosophila miranda strain MSH22 chromosome 2, D.miranda_PacBio2.1, whole genome shotgun sequence genome encodes:
- the LOC108154494 gene encoding uncharacterized protein LOC108154494, with amino-acid sequence MSNIQKFCLVLMLPLMWTLVTADTPIRQCADSSYPLPLMVQIDECDAVPCDFWKGSEAKIDIQFVATRNYMKKLSAEVRLTSLGVTIPYDLDASRGNVCQNLLHGAYCPLDAGEDVTYELLLPVNTNQPEVPTRLEVRLLDVDNDNQVVSCFLTDARIKKPSAL; translated from the exons ATGTCCAACATTCAGAAGTTTTGTCTAGTCCTGATGCTGCCCCTTATGTGGACCCTGGTCACTGCGGATACCCCAATCAGACAAT GTGCGGATAGCAGCTATCCCCTACCGCTAATGGTGCAGATCGATGAGTGCGATGCCGTGCCCTGCGACTTTTGGAAGGGATCCGAGGCCAAGATCGACATCCAGTTTGTTGCCA CTCGAAATTACATGAAGAAGTTGTCGGCCGAAGTGCGTCTCACCTCGCTGGGCGTTACCATACCCTACGATCTGGATGCCAGCCGTGGAAATGTGTGCCAGAATCTCCTGCACGGCGCATACTGTCCCCTGGATGCCGGCGAGGATGTCACCTATGAGCTGCTCCTGCCCGTGAACACCAATCAGCCCGAGGTGCCCACCCGCCTGGAGGTCAGACTCCTCGATGTGGACAATGACAATCAGGTGGTGTCCTGCTTCCTGACCGATGCGCGCATTAAGAAGCCCAGTGCGTTGTAG
- the LOC108154395 gene encoding NPC intracellular cholesterol transporter 2 homolog a translates to MQAKAFICISLGLLATVQAASDLATEVRRCSGNKPFPLEVRVGGCITPPCNVVKGSTQLFEIDFAVDKYITSMKAMVKATTLGIITVPYELPPEVAAVCPNLMYGAYCPLYPTEDVTYLFSFPIGEYPEIGVKVEIYLVDQDGDTSTCFVCDIKVVKGNGSSS, encoded by the exons ATGCAGGCCAAGGCGTTTATTTGTATCTCTCTGGGATTATTGGCCACTGTCCAGGCCGCCAGCGATCTAGCCACAGAAGTCAGGCGAT GCTCTGGCAATAAGCCCTTTCCTCTGGAGGTTCGCGTGGGTGGATGCATCACGCCGCCCTGCAACGTTGTGAAGGGATCCACGCAGCTGTTCGAGATCGATTTCGCCGTGGACAAGTACATCACAAGCATGAAGGCCATGGTTAAGGCCACTACCTTGGGAATCATCACAGTGCCGTACGAGCTGCCGCCAGAAGTTGCCGCCGTTTGCCCCAACCTCATGTACGGCGCCTACTGTCCGCTGTATCCAACAGAGGATGTCACCTATTTGTTTTCCTTCCCCATTGGCGAGTACCCCGAGATTGGGGTGAAGGTGGAGATCTACCTGGTGGATCAGGATGGTGATACATCCACGTGCTTCGTGTGCGACATCAAGGTGGTCAAGGGCAACGGTAGCAGCAGCTGA
- the LOC108156728 gene encoding mite group 2 allergen Lep d 2, with translation MLRIVLALAFLAAAVNSTNVKQCKDKPFPLSVRVADCDEPPCTVYKGTTAIMEVQFLGTSNNIRNITAKTTAKVFGMNLPYELPDEVSNVCTNLMYGAMCPIDKGEDVTYQFNFYVEPSFPEITADVTVTLIDAEAEVITCFICSCKLRKGTTAAQEEYLLDWRDNQTELEA, from the exons ATGCTGCGGATTGTTTTGGCTCTGGCATTTCTTGCGGCTGCAGTGAATTCCACGAATGTAAAGCAAT GCAAGGATAAACCGTTTCCACTGAGCGTCAGAGTGGCGGATTGCGACGAGCCACCGTGCACCGTGTACAAGGGCACCACGGCCATAATGGAAGTACAGTTCCTGGGCA CTAGCAACAATATCAGGAACATTACAGCCAAGACCACGGCCAAAGTGTTCGGCATGAATCTGCCATACGAGCTGCCCGACGAAGTGTCCAATGTGTGCACAAATTTGATGTATGGTGCCATGTGTCCCATCGACAAAGGCGAGGACGTCACTTACCAGTTCAACTTCTATGTGGAGCCCAGTTTCCCGGAGATCACCGCCGATGTAACCGTAACGCTCATCGATGCAGAGGCCGAGGTCATCACGTGCTTTATCTGCAGCTGCAAGCTCCGCAAGGGAACGACGGCAGCCCAGGAGGAATACCTCCTGGACTGGCGCGACAACCAAACCGAACTGGAGGCATAG
- the LOC108156727 gene encoding uncharacterized protein LOC108156727, which translates to MDSENTNLEQFLAEKYPGLTAERSKTGALIIRGVACSEGNWRRLKLYLPHHPALAGFQLYVQEELEYKCYTANNLQVKDDWLLEDLLSHLPKLLPAKESFESLNDSVQRSNIYADILALHKPLEYRLQMDASCSRIRFSQFPDFDQHYLELEVPTMRLLEHSLPDCVMLGEMLAKSARTLSDGLNLFRKLLEELRTFYDNFMDIDELCHVLQPSPITTKHNTRVFPLKERVYLKVTIVDPFACIASMALKIIGPTEEVARLRHVLSDGLGNWDPELDMHKNLLRIFDLCYFPMPDWNEEHKPEEEQEKHCNICFVYRLDSGEVPIVSCDNPRCVLQCHAACLEEWFKTLLDGKTFLDVSFGLCPYCKAKLSTSFAALLDAA; encoded by the exons ATGGACAGCGAAAACACAAATTTGGAACAGTTTCTGGCAGAGAAGTACCCTGGTCTAACCGCAGAGCGAAGCAAAACCGGTGCCCTCATAATCCGAGGCGTGGCGTGCAGTGAG GGGAACTGGCGTCGCCTGAAGCTCTATCTGCCGCATCATCCGGCCTTGGCGGGCTTTCAGTTGTATGTGCAGGAGGAACTGGAGTACAAGTGCTACACCGCCAACAACCTGCAGGTGAAGGATGATTGGCTGCTGGAGGATTTGTTGTCGCATTTGCCGAAGCTACTGCCGGCCAAGGAATCATTTGAAAGCTTAAATGATTCTGTCCAGCGCAGCAATATATACGCCGATATCCTGGCGCTGCACAAGCCCCTGGAGTACCGCTTGCAGATGGACGCAAGCTGCTCGCGGATACGTTTCAGCCAGTTTCCCGATTTCGATCAGCACTATCTGGAGCTGGAGGTGCCGACGATGCGTCTGCTGGAGCACAGTCTACCCGACTGCGTGATGTTGGGTGAAATGTTGGCCAAGAGCGCCCGAACGCTCAGTGACGGGCTGAATCTGTTTCGTAAGCTGCTGGAAGAGCTGCGCACGTTCTACGACAACTTCATGGACATTGATGAGCTGTGTCATGTGCTGCAGCCATCGCCCATTACCACCAAGCACAACACTCGCGTTTTCCCCCTGAAAGAGCGGGTCTACCTCAAGGTGACAATTGTTGATCCCTTCGCCTGCATTGCCTCGATGGCCCTGAAGATCATTGGACCCACCGAGGAGGTGGCCCGCTTGCGACATGTCCTAAGCGATGGCCTGGGCAATTGGGACCCAGAACTGGACATGCACAAGAATCTGCTGCGCATCTTTGACCTATGTTACTTTCCCATGCCCGACTGGAACGAGGAACACAAGCCGGAAGAGGAACAGGAGAAGCACTGCAACATTTGCTTCGTCTACCGCTTGGACAGTGGCGAGGTGCCCATCGTCTCCTGCGACAATCCACGGTGTGTCCTACAGTGTCATGCCGCCTGCCTGGAGGAATGGTTCAAGACGTTGCTGGATGGCAAGACCTTTCTGGACGTCTCCTTTGGCCTATGTCCGTACTGCAAGGCG AAGCTGTCTACCTCTTTCGCGGCACTCTTGGATGCGGCGTAA
- the LOC108156726 gene encoding protein cereblon homolog, whose translation MDEEETAEINAQEQEVAGSAGEAAAGPSGAEVQPNDDSVTVERVIDVFEETAEMEAAMIERFFGPSGEVAEEGTLPVPSPSADGEGSANAGGERPIEEDIVLDDGTESDGSYIRPGSDMSLDSPNSEDDSDVEAMPRWMIPQNRLRFAVDMMVSQARNQDGGIAALLNRDNFLQRVRSMVFSQERRRSRNSDEVSPEAEDDELPEHPPPPPPRPPIDIDMEEGVHFDTNLPAEHSYFGPNLNRVPGVNYQEVGSTHHMLIFLHQYILFPGEVLPFMIDGSLFDDDMSGLDGLIFAVAFPLMKPPEDSKKLYGVTCQIYEKGDNGRRLTFYKSRALQRIVINCSDIKGLPQYIARNPTNKCHSKVKILPEYFLPEPLKCIDMGSMSRFRDIPSMRDKYLRYQISSTPWPVEVCQEYAYEDIVERARKKLEVHKIDTMPKCPIQMSFWLVRNLHLTEKMMSQMFLTDSVNLRLQLIGGILKEETLFYCRYCNSSLAYCSDLFAMSKHGVQTQYCNPGGYIHETNTVYRVISHAIGYSGEPSTRFSWFPGYQWHIILCKFCAQHVGWEFKAVEPNLAPKVFYGLAGSSVRIGKAGDSATVNGNNFVVRNMLRVISEGME comes from the exons ATGGATGAGGAAGAGACAGCAG AAATCAATGCACAAGAGCAGGAGGTTGCTGGCTCTGCGGGGGAGGCAGCGGCAGGCCCGAGTGGGGCAGAAGTGCAACCGAATGATGATTCCGTTACAGTTGAGAGGGTCATAGATGTCTTCGAGGAGACGGCCGAAATGGAAGCGGCCATGATCGAACGCTTCTTTGGACCGTCCGGCGAGGTTGCGGAGGAGGGCACGCTCCCAGTTCCTAGCCCATCGGCAGATGGTGAGGGATCCGCCAATGCCGGAGGTGAAAGACCCATTGAGGAAGACATAGTTCTGGACGATGGTACCGAGAGTGATGGCAGCTACATCCGCCCTGGCAGCGACATGTCCTTGGATAGTCCAAACAGTGAGG ATGACTCCGATGTGGAGGCCATGCCACGCTGGATGATACCCCAAAATCGCTTGCGTTTCGCCGTGGACATGATGGTGTCGCAGGCTCGCAATCAGGACGGAGGAATCGCTGCGCTTTTGAACAGGGACAACTTCTTGCAGCGCGTCCGCAGTATGGTATTCAGCCAGGAGAGGCGACGGAGTCGCAACAGCGATGAAGTTAGCCCGGAGGCTGAAGATGATGAACTGCCGGAGCATCCGCCGCCTCCGCCACCGAGGCCACCCATAGATATCGACATGGAGGAGGGAGTGCATTTCGACACCAATCTGCCGGCAGAACACTCGTATTTTGGCCCGAATTTGAATCGAGTGCCCGGCGTGAACTACCAGGAGGTGGGCAGCACACACCACATGCTTATCTTTTTGCACCAGTACATCCTATTTCCCGGCGAGGTGCTGCCCTTTATGATCGATGGCAGCCTCTTCGACGACGATATGTCTGGACTGGATGGTCTGATTTTTGCCGTCGCTTTTCCTTTGATGAAGCCACCCGAGGATAGCAAAAAATTGTATGGAGTGACCTGCCAGATCTATGAGAAGGGCGACAACGGACGCCGCCTGACCTTCTACAAGTCACGGGCCCTTCAGCGCATTGTCATCAACTGCAGCGACATCAAGGG CCTGCCCCAGTACATTGCACGGAATCCGACCAACAAGTGCCACAGCAAGGTGAAGATACTACCGGAGTACTTTCTGCCCGAGCCCCTGAAGTGCATCGACATGGGGTCGATGAGTCGCTTCCGGGACATACCCTCCATGCGGGACAAGTATCTCCGCTATCAGATCTCCAGCACACCGTGGCCGGTCGAGGTCTGCCAGGAGTACGCATACGAGGATATTGTGGAGCGAGCGCGCAAGAAGCTCGAGGTACACAAGATCGACACAATGCCAAAGTGTCCCATACAGATGTCATTCTGGCTGGTGCGCAATCTCCATCTGACCGAGAAAATGATGAGCCAAATGTTCCTTACGGATTCGGTGAACCTGCGCCTGCAACTCATCGGCGGTATCCTAAAGGAGGAGACGCTCTTCTATTGCCGCTACTGCAACAGTAGCCTTGCCTACTGCTCAGATCTGTTTGCCATGTCCAAGCATGGCGTGCAGACACAGTACTGCAATCCTG GGGGCTATATACACGAGACGAACACTGTGTACCGGGTGATATCCCATGCCATTGGCTACAGCGGTGAGCCGTCCACCAGATTTAGCTGGTTCCCCGGCTACCAGTGGCACATCATCTTGTGCAAGTTCTGTGCCCAGCATGTCGGCTGGGAGTTCAAGGCTGTCGAGCCGAATCTGGCCCCCAAGGTGTTCTACGGCCTGGCTGGGTCCAGTGTGCGGATTGGCAAGGCAGGCGACAGTGCCACCGTAAACGGCAACAACTTTGTGGTGCGCAACATGCTGAGGGTCATTTCCGAGGGAATGGAATGA
- the LOC108156774 gene encoding uncharacterized protein LOC108156774, with translation MIKTRLLLLCALSAFLMGIEAQIAFVEDADIDKKKVNLAGRKPLYSPARCPRYQLLYPGDQQLDWVCDCAPATLYYPETDACYPAYRQGPCEQGQMLVLYKEKIIPECVRNPCNTDGHFMIRDTCYEFGNTKHEGNPCPFKEYTYVLGVNPINLMVDCVKLSVQLETRISQDETAAPPDYHIELAEKCSRGSRLLAQGRCT, from the exons ATGATCAAGACgagactgctgctgctctgcgcGCTATCGGCGTTCCTCATGGGCATCGAGGCGCAGATAGCCTTCGTGGAGGACGCGGACATTGATAAGAAGAAAGTTAACTTGGCG GGTCGAAAGCCGCTCTATTCGCCGGCGCGATGCCCGCGGTACCAGCTTCTATATCCAGGGGATCAGCAGCTCGATTGGGTCTGTGACTGTGCGCCAG CCACGCTCTACTACCCGGAGACGGACGCCTGCTATCCCGCCTACAGGCAGGGCCCGTGCGAACAGGGCCAGATGCTGGTCCTCTACAAAGAGAAGATAATACCCGAGTGCGTGAGGAATCCCTGCAACACGGACGGCCATTTCATGATACGCGACACTTGCTACGAGTTCGGCAACACCAAGCACGAGGGCAATCCCTGTCCCTTCAAGGAGTACACCTATGTGCTGGGCGTAAATCCGATTAATCTGATGGTGGACTGCGTGAAGCTGTCGGTGCAGCTGGAGACGCGCATATCGCAGGACGAAACGGCTGCTCCACCGGACTACCACATTGAGCTGGCCGAGAAGTGCTCCCGCGGCAGCCGACTCCTTGCCCAGGGACGATGCACATAG
- the LOC108156771 gene encoding dimethyladenosine transferase 2, mitochondrial, producing MLPLRSGWRLGRSAACFSSKAKRELVARYSGEYPEKLLSKKQKTPTHMYVANAETAQRIGQYLEPHLQQSSCDTVMELNSGPGHFTRHLLDRETQFRKIILLESMEYFMPRLHELHTLYPERVKVRHGDLVNLWKLVFMDKMDNGVRVAELLHDVPQRPFTDDINMLVFGAVGSYAFFKHLINSLVFQTSLYNLGRCEMILAMPPPIYIHLTCDNEVGYLIYRSTTVLFQILFEHRFIAKVPREDFLPLQADYKLTKSSKLGKVRSINPEYLYLVKFVPRRNLHELCSPQDLIALWFFIKQNYVSRRNRIIPNLEKWVPGCGPRLIINPHASEPISPTYPDESPLKLPQYTIQSTTMSTRDYFPGINIYTQFGDLRPSQMLTLFRQFRQWPEYQESSFLASMENALLKLETANDEQSLEDVVNLPEEDDLGPEELIEEDTVKPDTAKKAKAA from the exons ATGCTGCCACTGCGATCTGGCTGGAGGCTCGGCAGAAGCGCCGCCTGCTTCAGCAGCAAGGCCAAGCGGGAGTTGGTGGCCCGGTACAGCGGCGAGTACCCAGAGAAGCTGCTcagcaaaaagcaaaaaacaCCCACGCACATGTATGTGGCCAATGCAGAGACGGCACAGAGGATTGGCCAGTACCTGGAACCGCACCTGCAGCAGAGCAGCTGCGACACAGTCATGGAGCTGAATTCCGGACCGGGTCACTTCACCCGGCACCTGCTCGACCGGGAGACGCAGTTCCGCAAGATTATTCTGCTCGAGAGCATGGAATACTTCATGCCCCGGCTGCATGAGCTGCACACATTGTATCCGGAGCGGGTGAAGGTGCGCCACGGCGACCTGGTCAACCTGTGGAAGCTGGTCTTCATGGACAAGATGGACAATGGGGTGCGGGTGGCCGAGCTGCTGCACGACGTGCCCCAGAGGCCCTTCACAGACG ATATCAACATGCTGGTCTTTGGCGCCGTGGGATCGTATGCGTTCTTCAAGCATCTCATCAACTCGCTCGTGTTCCAGACGAGTCTTTACAACCTGGGCCGCTGCGAAATGATCCTAGCGATGCCTCCCCCCATTTACATA CACCTGACCTGCGACAATGAGGTGGGGTACCTGATCTACCGCTCCACGACGGTGCTCTTCCAAATACTCTTCGAGCATCGGTTTATTGCCAAAGTGCCGCGGGAGGATTTCCTGCCGCTGCAGGCCGATTATAAGCTCACGAAGAGCAGCAAGCTGGGCAAGGTGCGGTCCATCAATCCGGAGTACTTGTATCTGGTTAAATTTGTGCCCAGACGCAATCTCCACGAGCTGTGTTCGCCCCAGGACCTAATAGCTCTCTGGTTCTTCATCAAGCAGAACTATGTGAGCCGGCGGAATCGTATAATACCCAATCTCGA AAAATGGGTGCCCGGCTGTGGGCCAAGACTGATCATCAATCCGCACGCCTCTGAGCCGATTTCGCCCACATATCCCGATGAGTCGCCGCTGAAGCTGCCGCAGTACACCATACAAAGCACTACGATGAGCACCAGGGACTACTTTCCGGGCATCAACATCTACACGCAGTTCGGAGACCTCAGGCCCAGCCAGATGCTGACACTGTTCAGACAGTTCCGCCAGTGGCCGGAGTACCAGGAGAGTTCCTTCCTGGCCTCCATGGAGAATGCCCTGCTCAAGCTGGAGACGGCCAACGATGAGCAGAGTCTTGAGGATGTTGTTAATCTGCCCGAGGAGGACGACCTTGGGCCGGAGGAACTAATCGAGGAGGACACCGTCAAACCCGATACCGCCAAGAAAGCGAAAGCTGCATAG
- the LOC108156773 gene encoding protein NDUFAF4 homolog — protein MGQVASMIARRANRFNAENRAHRIIEREKPTPAPKFDSNLRDMERTLELDPKFVDKLNLKDSTLDTRLKDVYVTSQDRFIARVQERQAAESAADTAEQRPLPLERKTPDDYEYGYKEPNRVLTGHCSLRQALKFINDHQIEPELWPAKKIADEYKLKETNVENILHYFKTFNVYIPDQKYKDTLLTQAKQKINLLKEKTGVPDSSS, from the exons ATGGGACAGGTAGCTTCGATGATTGCCCGCCGGGCGAATCGCTTCAATGCCGAGAATCGCGCCCATCGCATTATTGAGCGCGAGAAACCCACACCGGCGCCCAAATTCGATTCCAATCTTAGGGACATGGAACGCACGCTAGAAT TGGATCCCAAGTTCGTGGACAAACTCAACCTAAAGGACTCCACTTTGGACACGCGACTAAAAGACGTTTATGTAACGTCACAGGATCGTTTT ATTGCACGGGTGCAGGAACGTCAGGCGGCGGAGTCGGCAGCGGACACTGCAGAGCAGCGACCTCTTCCATTAGAGCGCAAAACTCCGGATGACTATGAGTACGGCTACAAGGAGCCCAATCGCGTCCTGACCGGCCATTGCTCCCTGCGGCAGGCCCTCAAGTTCATCAACGACCATCAGATCGAGCCGGAATTGTGGCCAGCCAAGAAAATAGCCGACGAGTACAAGCTGAAGGAGACGAATGTTG AGAACATACTCCATTACTTTAAGACGTTCAATGTGTACATACCCGACCAGAAGTACAAGGACACATTGCTGACGCAGGCCAAGCAGAAGATCAATCTCCTCAAGGAGAAGACCGGCGTCCCGGACAGTAGTTCATAG
- the LOC108156772 gene encoding WD repeat-containing protein 61: MFTLLHREENAHENSLWSCTWGSDPLPPAKDDAATEPEEENPFDFDKKEPKSKEFIVTGGLDDLVKVWDIREDNTLKLRHSLKGHALGVVSVAVSSDGQTIASSSLDSTMCLWDARTGDKKHLLAFGPVDLWTVGFSPCDKYVISGLNDGKISMYSVETGKAEQVLDAQNGKYTLSIAYSPDGKYIASGAIDGIITIFDVAAGKVAQTLEGHAMPVRSLCFSPNSQMLLTGSDDGHMKLYDVAHSDVVGTLSGHASWVLCVSFSEDGKRFASSSSDRSVKIWDSSERKCLHTFNEHSDQVWSVRYSPGNDKVISASDDRSLNVYECPPNAMV; the protein is encoded by the exons ATG tttacGCTACTGCACAGAGAGGAAAATGCGCATGAAAATTCGCTGTGGAGCTGCACATGGGGCAGCGATCCACTGCCGCCTGCAAAAGATGATGCCGCCACGGAGCCGGAAGAGGAGAATCCCTTCGACTTTGACAAAAAGGAGCCCAAGTCGAAAGAGTTCATTGTTACTGGTGGCCTCGACGATCTGGTAAAAGTGTGGGACATACGCGAGGATAACACACTGAAGCTCCGCCATTCCCTGAAGGGGCATGCCCTGGGCGTCGTCTCCGTTGCCGTCAGCTCCGATGGTCAAA CCATTGCCAGCAGCTCCCTGGACTCCACGATGTGTTTGTGGGATGCCAGGACTGGGGACAAGAAACATTTGCTAGCCTTCGGGCCAGTGGATCTGTGGACAGTGGGCTTCTCGCCGTGCGACAAGTACGTGATATCTGGTCTGAACGATGGCAAGATATCCATGTACAGTGTGGAGACGGGCAAGGCGGAGCAGGTGCTGGATGCCCAGAATGGCAAATACACTTTGAGCATTGCATAT AGTCCAGATGGCAAATACATAGCCAGCGGAGCCATTGATGGCATTATCACCATCTTTGATGTGGCCGCTGGCAAAGTGGCTCAGACCCTGGAGGGCCATGCCATGCCCGTGCGCAGTTTGTGCTTCTCCCCGAACTCGCAGATGCTGCTAACCGGCTCCGACGATGGACACATGAAGCTCTACGATGT TGCGCACTCTGATGTGGTGGGAACACTGTCGGGCCATGCCTCCTGGGTGTTGTGCGTCTCCTTTTCCGAGGATGGCAAGCGGTTTGCCAGCTCCTCCAGCGATCGGTCTGTGAAAATCTGGGACTCCTCGGAGCGCAAGTGCCTGCACACATTCAACGAGCACAGCGATCAGGTGTGGAGCGTGCGCTACAGCCCCGGCAACGACAAGGTGATTTCCGCTTCGGATGACAGGTCGCTCAACGTTTACGAATGCCCACCGAACGCCATGGTCTGA